The Vanessa cardui chromosome 2, ilVanCard2.1, whole genome shotgun sequence genome contains the following window.
AACTGACATTCTTTCGTGTGTTACTTCGCTTCTGgttgctatatatatattttaatagtaaatcaaGAAGTTTAGGTTAATTTTTCAAGAAGTACTTGGCTTTGTGAATACAGAGAGCTGATGTTTATTATAAACGTATTTTAATTCGTCAGTTGTAAGCTATTAAGAGGCTGTTTTAGTGTTGTAATAGaggttaataaacattttttttatttatttgtattaactgtAGTTCTACTTTATGGTATCCTAGACGTCGATTATTTACTATATGTTATTGACGATGATAATtcttttcatataattaaacaaccgttaataaataatttgtgaaaataaaagTTGGTCAATTTTTTGAGCAAAACAAACATAATATCCTACTCGTTTATGCAATAATCAGATATGTCTACTTTCAAATTTCGATTACATAATATCTGcagtataataaaaagttaatattgtttaaaataaatgttttaattttttttttgaaaacgaTTTTTGAATGATAATCAACGCAGTACAAGCTTatagagaatatttaaaatcaattgtcTATTCTACACTTCTATAATTTGGGTGGCTCTCAGACTAGAGATGGTTGATGCTGTGTTTCATCTATTGCTCCTTATTCATTCCTAGGGGATATCTCGTCCACTCTTTCTTTTGCAAGGCAAGGTTTTTTTCGTGGTTTTTTTTAGTGGTAGAAATTCTTTTTTTGCACCCGTGTGTCCAAGATATCCAATTGTCAACGCATATTGACGTTAAGCAAAAGTTTCCATTCCATTATTATACTttactatctatctatatatctacatatttaCATGTCTACTGAGCATCTGCTCACTGTCATATGGCAGTCTGTGTTAAATAAGGAACAGATTGACTATCGTAGCCAAAATGTAAGTAGAAAACATCATCATATCATATGTTTTTCAAGAGATATATACCCGATCTAAATCAAATAATGATAATCGTTtgattagatttttataaaatctttcaATCCTAAAGAATTCTTTAACAGATACTTTAatgttgtaacattaaaatcgattgcatttaaaacgaaaaactataaaatatgttattctttaattaaacgTAACATAAAAAACGGATATATTTATCGATTATTACTAAAGTTTGAATGAAAGTAAAAGCGAATTCCAATTTACGTCCGACGTTGTATTGcaaaatattagttaattaagGGTAGATATACACTAGTAATAAAACTGGTTGCTGTGTTGgacctaatataattaatgttaccgAACTGGTGGGCTTGGCTTCAAATAGTAACAGCTTGGTGTTGATTGCCTAAAAACACTAGTCTGATTGCCAAttatcacagattataaattataacagaccaaaaaaaaaaagaattgataCAAGAGGGACTAcaattttaatctgtttttttgGACAGTGGTTTAAAAACATGATATATTCTtctactacatatattttatttacataagaattattaacttttatttagaattttagtccaatataaatatatagtataatagtattttatttattcattttaaagcGAACTGCTAACTGGTCCACTCTAGTCCGCTTCGGGTTTGCACAGTGTGCAAGTATGGAACGCGTACCCAGGGGACGTTAAGGTAAGGTCTGGAGTTTTACCTTAACGTTGATGAGCAATGCTTTGTACGACTGGTAAAGTAGCTTCGCAATGCTGCTGCTGACTATTATAGACCGCCTATTACACAACAGTACCCACCATGCCAGACTATGCCCCGCTACACACACATGTCAATGTGTGTGTAGCGGGGCATATTAGGCCTCTAGTTTTGCACGCAGTCACTGGACTCGATGGACCACACTCTAATCGTAGTGTGACGCGTGGGGGCCCAGAGGCATAGCCTTTGAGTAGTAGTCGGTCGCAATATCTCGTTGTCAATCTTGATTAACGTCATCGAACGCGGAGTGGAAACGTGACCTGACTCCACTGACCTGCTTCGTCGAAAAGCTGAAGGCTTTGGACCTTCTGCCCCCGTTGTAAGCCTTGGAATAgaggattatttataaaaaaacgattCTATGATAGCGCTAGATCTTTAGTAGGTATTTTGATGTACTCAACCTTCAAATTCGCCTCACTTTAAGTTAGGGAGAAAGTGAAAGATTTTTCCAacgagataataaaataaattaaagcatgaaaatatatttggcaGACCTTTATGGCTGGCAGCCTCTCCGACTGGAACACCATACATGTTGATGAGAAGGGAAAGACGGATGAGTACGAAAAGATGTATGAAGTGTGTATGAATGTGGTCATATTCTACTCTACTGGAAACCGTAAAATGAAAAGAACCGTTGAAAAACACATGAGAAAAAAAGTTACGTGGACGTTTAAATctcattaaaagataaaaagatATTGACTTtcaatataattcatattacattattaattaggacacaaacaaaaagtattaaatagtaattctaAAGTGCTTAATACAAATAATGATCGATAAAGATAATTGTAACTGTTTCGCAATTTCAGTTGATGCAAGAGAACCGGACCGGCTCGTAGACACAAAGAAAACGCAGTCGATCAGCCTTGTATAGAATTcgtatataacatacatacatagtatacCTTATTGTGATAGAGTTTCATGTAATAATGTGTTTACAGttcaacataaatatttcttattatttattgtatatcgTGGTTTAAGAACCAAATGAAAGTATCAACAAATTTGTGTTTGTTGAGAAATCGCAATTTAACGCCGAAGTGGGCGTCGATAAAATTCCTCTTACTTTACATTATTCAGGTActaatacaaaatacatatataaaattattgtagtgttgatttaaaatgtaaaatgtattcaaaactgtgcattttttttattacatattatattcataacaaattttgGTTCTTACGAGTTaccttaatttattatcttatctTATAGATAAACATTCGTTGTAAGTGTATCTATCACTACACTGCAGTGAGGTACATTTGTTTGACCTTTTTTAGGTATTCAAAAACATGAGGTCGAAATAATATACCGTGTACATTATGAGTTTCgttttgtattatacaaaattatttcctttcaaaaaagtatttggtaggcttcgtgcaagcccgatagaacaacaacaacagcctgtaaatttctcactgctggtctaaggccttctctccctgtGATAAGAatgtttggaacgtattccaccacgctgttggaATAATTGCGAGTAATAGTAGTTATAGTGGGATacatatggggcagaatttctataaaattagacacatgcaggtttcctcgagcaagagattaattataatcacaaattaagcacatgaatattaagtgatttttgcctgggtttgaacccgcagacatcggttaagatgtacgcgttttaaccactttCCATCTCGTCTCGCAGATGGAATGCACTCATCAAAAATTTCATCACCCTAACCTTAAAGTTTGAAGGACGAGTGTtactacagacacaaaggacataacaatCTAGCTTCCAAGGTTGGCTTTCGCGATGTATGTttgagtagttaatatttcttacaccgccAATGTCCATGGGTTACTTACAACCAGGAAGCCAATTTTCGTTACGTACCTATATTATAacgttttatcaatatatttgatcTAATTGATTATACCACGTTAAGAGTTTTTGTCATTTGAACGGTACTGCAAAAagattttttgacatttatttaaagatcATGCATGTTATTATTTGGAAATTACCTAAAAACTTACCGCATCCCATCCGCGGATATCGAAAATCAtgatcatataattttatcatgttTAGTAGAaacatgataaaattataattcttatcTTATTGTAaagcaattattaatattataagatttatcAGTACGCTGATctcaaaaagtttaaataatttttttgtgttgtaTAACCTATGTATATATTGAGGAAGTATCTGTAGTATATAGTTGCGCTTTATGCTGTGCTATAACTCTAAGGACTATTGCAGCTCTGATCATCCACGATTCTATCAAACTGTTGTGAGATTTGCTAAACAAGATCAACGACAGACGATACGGATGCAACTAAAACAGCAGGATGTATTCGAACACTATGGCCTTTAAATCATAGACGTATTCTGCTGTCTAAGTTGTTTTTGTGATTAGAAGTTAATAAGATGCAACTGAGGATGTACTTTTTCGTTGTGTATAAGAAACAGgcgtgtattatttaaaaaagaaggaaaaattaaaaagaaggcACAGCTTATACATTACGcatgtcttaaatatttatcagtaaAACATACAATTCCAACAAGAAGGAACttgtttattgttatgtttttatatattataattttagtttatccggttttctcatattttttatctagTTATGCGTTGGCCAGACCGATATTGCTATAGCGATATTGTTATTAGTTAAGTtctctattttattttgtttgttatgaTAATTCTTAAAATGTTAAGCAATATGGTTTAAGCTAATAAGCGGCATGCCCAGagggtatttatttatttattgtaaatagttaCACCATCAACTTATccctaaacacttaaaaatatatatttaatgtgggTGACATgcgaggtgatacatctttataggtgtaaacaacattgacgTAGGAGGCATTGCcacaaaaatatgaataataattgtcCTGGGAGGTTCATTGAGTCTTTTGCTGGATAGAAATaggcatttgaaatattttcagcTTACTGCAATGGTAAAAATTTGTAATTGTATCGTTTGTTCAGAAGATACTTGTAATTCGGGTatcattattaaagttttgtttttttaattttatttcatttcttctACATAACGATCAAATTATACAAACCCTACACAACGTTTCATCACCTTTTATGATACATCTGATAATTAGATAGCAGTGTCGATTTTATCCGAAAATTCTAAAGATATTATAAACTCATCCAAATAAATACGTCTTTTAAGCCAACACACTATTAAAAAGATAATCAATTGTTTGGATTTAGTACTTGTTGACTTTTAgacagtatatgtatattttaaccctacgccaagcagcaatacttggtaGAGTTCCGGTTTGTATGGTGAGTAAGTGAGTGTAACTCAGGCACAAGCgatatatcttagttcccaacgttggtggcgcattggtcaTGTAAGCattggttatatttttatacggcAATAATGTCCATATGCAGAAGTGTCCACTTACATTGTCGTGGTAAATTTGCCTGACCGCCTACGGTtacaattataaacaataatatttagatGATATGATGGATAGTTATATATCCATgtatattcattcatttcattaaatagtatcttgtcaatttaacaattaatataatttgaacgTAATAGAGcagagatgccccagtggttagaacgcgtgcatcttaaccgatgattgcgggttcaaacccaggcaagcaccgctgattcatgtgcttaatttgtctttataattcatctcttgctcagcggcgatggaaatcatcgtgaggaaacctgcatgtgacaaatttaatagaaattctgccacatgtgtattctaccaacccgcattggaacagcgtggtggaatatgttccaaacattctccttaaagggagaggaggccttagcccagcagtgggaatatacaggctgttattgttgttgtttgttgttttgaaCGTAATGGTTGTGATATGAAAAATgttatagataattataaataatgtttaacaattttttattaacatattttaattattaatttctaatacatatttttgtcaGAAAATTGTCAAAACTGATTTAGGACcacatataaaaatacgattgtattttacttttaatttattatttattattacctattcgatatatatatattaggttggggaaaaagtcttttcgcatatagtatgtatgaacttgtaataaaatctctttggctataccatttgtatctggctggttttggtataattacaaagttttaattttaaagaaggcacttccaaattcaaattaggaatttgtgtgattttcatttgtttttgttgttcttaaaatgagtgaatctaaagaagaaattcgatacattttaaaattttactataaaaaaggtaaaaatgcaactcaagccgcgaaaaaaatttgtgatgtttatggacctaatgcagtatctgtgagagtagcgcaagtttggtttaagcgttttcaagccggaaattttgatatcaaagatgcatctcgctctggtcgccctgttacggacaaaattgatgccatttttgaaaaagtggagcaagatcggcatattagtagttacgatgtagctgaagaactggcaattgaccacaaaacggttttgactcatttgaataaagctgggtacacaaaaaagctcgacatatgggtgcctcatgaattcactgaaagaaacctaatgaaccgtatactcatttgtgattctttattacgacgtaatgaaaccgaaccatttttgaagaagctgataactggtgatgaaaagtggatcacatacgacaagaacgtgcgaaaaagatcgtggtcaaaggccggtcaagcttcacagactgtggcaaaacccggattaactcgcaacaaggtaaggctgtgtgtatggtgggattggaagggcatcattcattatgagctgttaccgcttcgaattttcatataaaatacgaagaaactttttccccaacctattatattaactattaaagattataatcgcaataatttatttttgattcttgtttttaaattcaatgcCGTCGTGACAATAGAAAAGTGGACCGCGATTAAATCCTAATAATATTCACTTAATATGTTTTGTTGTCCAACgctataaatatttgaacaaaGTATCTTAAAGAGAACAAcgtaatcaatttatttaaaagagttaAGTGTTTGgagtttttcaaaataatacaagaaaatTATCcgtataactatttatttaaactttaacattattaattaattaaacttattatctAATAGTTACGCCTTCTTCGGTGACTTGTTTTTCTCAATTGGTTGGCCTTCATAGTAATTTtcgctgaaaaaaaaaaacaagtagtTAATTCGTTTTACCTCAGCATTAATGGCCGGCCATCATTAGGCTACTAGAAAagtttttttcgttaaatacataattatttaagtatttaaacacgtaaatctaaataaacattaaaaacttaaatgttTCCTTTTCCGAATAATTagaatgtttaaaatgtaaatactacATACATGcacacaaacattttttattattcgtttttttatatttattattccatgTTAcatgttaatttgaaaaaatatcagAAATCATTGTAATTTCTTACCATCCGGGAACCTTTTCGGGTTCATCACACATAAATGTGTCTTCGTTGTACACTTTTCCTGAGGGGCAGCTGCCTTTTTGTGGTTGGACTCCGTTACGACAAATGTAGAACTTCTGGCAGTCTTCGGGATGGGGGAAAGTGGGGTGAGGAAGGGCGCGTCCATTAGGCCCCATTACTTCACCATCGGGACAAGAGAAACCATCGTCTAAAACATCTGTAACGatattcaagaaaatattttaacagattATTGTCATTTGTGGTCTTAGTCaaactatgaaataatttatttttatagacatatatatatatatatatatatatatatatatatatatatatatatatatatatatatatatattacattgataGTAACAGTATTCCTTACTCTCTGGACCTTTTTTTAACGATATATTaggtaaatgtttatttttgttaattttccggcgaatataaattaaatcgaataaatttaaaacagtatCAAACGTATTTGATCAGAAAAAAGTACAATATTCTCATTAAAATGATATCACGATTCGCAAATTAGGTACTCTtttgtttaatacaaaaaaatatataaagcaatGGCATatctttgattttataaataatttataattcaatttttaaaatagtagaaAACTATCTGCGTACCCTTTGTGATCTGGTCGCATTGCCTGGCCACGGATTCTTTCCAGTCGCAGTTTGAGGATTCCTCGTCGAAGTAGAGACCGGGAGGGCAAGGCAGCTCGTTGGGAATACCGTCCGAGCAGTAGTAGAATTTGTCACATGCCTAGCAGATATAAAAAAtggattaatttttaaacaagtaaaaaagaaaattgaactatttaagtaataattataaactaaataaatattttcacgaATGAAAATTACATAAGCCGTCTCTGAATAAGGTTCTgtcatttcaaaatttatacatgTGTTGCTGTTATATAAGCAATTTTAATTACCTGAGGATCAGGGTGTTTGAAGTATCCGTTTTGTCTGGGGCAACCTTTCGTGGGTTTAGGTTCctctgaaaataaatgaaattaaagttttatttcatttgtattagGTTAATTTTAgcgaaaatttatatttatacttttaatgttttGCATAAATACTGATAGACGATgctttgttttcatttattaaaaccaaaaaaaccaaaaaaacaaaatccaataaatgaatattaccGTTACAGTTCATTTAATATCAagtcagttttaaaataataaatttagttgTCAATGATGAGTtagttattctataaataacacaatgtctgcgatgtttttaaatattaataatttaaataaattggagGGTAACTATTGCAATCACATACAGCATTTTTttccaagttttttttttcatcagtaatgtaaatctttttttaaaaagggaAAGGTTTTGTAGTATTGACCAGTTTGGCATTAAATCATAACCAATGGTTATAAAAGAATAAAGATTGTTATCGATGACGTGATATCTCAATTTACAACcattacaaatttttttttttgaaaacaaaCTTTTGTAAATTAATGCACTAAAGCCGTAAgtgaacttatattttattgtattgaacAATGTATATGGCACATACATTTTGATGAtagataaatatgtacatatgtatatataatgtcatCGTTTATAACCAAAATTTCTCTGCACGGTTGAAACTGgtttaaaatttagttaataaattttactcgCAGAGAAAGTtgatgttaaataaaagcttgttaaaAGAAActgtgaaattatattattaagtataaatttCACAGTTTCAAAtcggaatatttattttaaactaaaatattatgtttaacacTCACTGTCCACTAATTATATAAGGCGTCATAAATCTACTATAAAATCGAAATTTGAGCTAAATTATGCACTCTCTAATACctgtatatacatttaataaaattggggtgtttgtttgtaattttaaaagcatATTTATACACACAGgacatataccaaaaatattattacaaaatttctgATTGTTCCAGCTAATATCTGGAgcgggtggaccgattttgacgggactttcacgggcagatagctgatgtaataaggagcaatttaagctacaaaaataaccctttttgttaaattcaaatgaagtCGAAGTCGAGGGCAtagctagtatataatacacgtCCGTcaattgacatttatttattctgaatTTGTCCCTTGCGTCTTGACcttatataacaattacataatttattatgtttcgtaataattattattttatatacttacgcAGTTCTTTTCTGTCTCCACAGTCGACATTAGAAGGAATGTCGCAGAGTTCCTTGTGAGGGTTTTCATCGGCGAAAACTAAACCGTCTGGGCAGAGCTTTGTTTCTGATTTTCCTGGAGAATAAATTAAAGTCTATGACATACACTGTAAGatgaatttgttaaaaaatactaaatcaaaaatagttatattttcgGTGTTCTGACCAATTAAGATATTAGTAATCAATTCATCATTCTACTTTGTTCGATCTATATTTACAAACTACATAAATATaagcagtattttttttttagaaaaaaagttAGTATTCACTGATGCAATATACTCCCACCATAAAtgaactttaaattatattttaaacacgtTCGTACATGGAAAGcaaaaatgtgatttaaattttaaaataaagcgaGAAACAATACGAAAAAAATCTGTAACAAAACGATGTTTTGTATTCCATTGTAGTACATTGTGCTTTCACCGTATTCGATATTACTGTATTTTCTAaaatacatgaaacatattaGTATTCGTTACAATACGCACGAACAGAAATGTTTTAACATAACAAGAGAACTGTAGATTGTAATTTACGTAATACGGAAAAATTTCTCACTAATATCATGTCATATTTTTGAGGGAAATTAATATTGCGTACAAGAATATATATATCAGTTGAGCAACCATATTTTCTGTTTATCTTCACTTAAAATCTAACCTAGAACTAATTGCCAAGCTGGTATTGAGACCAGTGACCCttgtttgaaaaattaattcatatatgcAACGTGtaggaatttatttcatactatctagtatttttttatgtcgatTTCATATGATATGTGACCTTGTATGAAATATATGCATATGATTGTATAATCAATATGATAATTTagctttgtattatatttacctTTAAGTTACGTTCAAGTGAAAgtgaataaatttaaacgatatcaaaagtgaaaaaaatatttcgatttaatCTTCAGATAAAAACTTTAGAAAAGACAAATATTCtttctcatatatttataagataccaatttttgtagtattataatactataatatagaCCATAGACCATAGATAGACCATACGGTCTATCGCATATAATACGTCTATGCATTATGAGTGTTCGTGTACTTAATTGGTGTTACATTTCATCTTATGTCATGGGAGCTTgcaaacaaaaaagtatttgatCAATCCTAATATTTacacacattaaaataacattattctaGTACCAAGTATGATATAAGAACGAGTCGGATGACATGActgtgaatatattaatataacgtaAAGAAGCCTACATATGCATATGTCCCACGCTACGTTAGCGTGATCGCAAAATACATAAACTTTCTCCAAATAGAAGATGAAACCCACCAGTGAGATTTTACGGGCTTGTTAATTAAATGATTGCTCAACATTATTGTGAAATTACAATAATCAGGGTGGTTCCTGATATTATTACAACCTTCTAATGCCAATAAAATGTTTCATCCTTGGCATTAACATAAAACTAAAAGTAAATCATTTACTAAAAC
Protein-coding sequences here:
- the LOC124542201 gene encoding protein obstructor-E-like, which codes for MRSLLVIFAVCALVSAQDFECPDKSGFYPDPYQCDLYYRCSRGKSETKLCPDGLVFADENPHKELCDIPSNVDCGDRKELQEPKPTKGCPRQNGYFKHPDPQACDKFYYCSDGIPNELPCPPGLYFDEESSNCDWKESVARQCDQITKDVLDDGFSCPDGEVMGPNGRALPHPTFPHPEDCQKFYICRNGVQPQKGSCPSGKVYNEDTFMCDEPEKVPGCENYYEGQPIEKNKSPKKA